One Paenisporosarcina sp. FSL H8-0542 genomic region harbors:
- the aroE gene encoding shikimate dehydrogenase yields MKKWYAVIGDPISHSMSPSMHSKWFADLSIDATYIPVHVKKDKLVNAVESLKCLGVSGWNVTIPHKEAIVPLLDHIDTTAALMGAVNTVVVEEDGSLTGYNTDGIGFVNSLEEAMGANLKDVPILIIGAGGAARGIAFALKAQGYVHISCANRTIESAERLINDIDGDRAMSLSQAESQLALFQIIIQTTPAGMKTSKVDKPMSLENVTSSAIVADIVYNPLLTPFLAEAKDRGARCLNGVGMFVHQGAFSFQKWTNRKPDTKQTIKQVEQTLGGPHVNR; encoded by the coding sequence ATGAAAAAATGGTACGCGGTCATTGGGGATCCCATTTCTCATTCGATGTCGCCAAGCATGCACAGCAAGTGGTTTGCCGATTTATCCATCGATGCCACTTATATTCCTGTGCATGTAAAGAAAGACAAGCTAGTTAATGCCGTCGAGTCACTTAAATGTTTAGGAGTGAGTGGTTGGAACGTAACCATTCCACATAAAGAAGCCATCGTCCCACTGCTGGATCATATTGATACGACAGCGGCCTTAATGGGCGCAGTCAATACGGTAGTGGTGGAAGAGGATGGTTCACTGACAGGATATAACACGGATGGCATCGGCTTTGTCAATTCGCTTGAAGAAGCGATGGGTGCAAATCTTAAAGATGTGCCCATCTTAATTATTGGTGCTGGTGGCGCTGCAAGAGGGATAGCCTTCGCACTGAAAGCTCAAGGATATGTCCATATTTCCTGCGCAAACCGTACAATCGAATCTGCGGAACGATTAATTAATGATATAGATGGTGATCGTGCGATGTCACTTTCACAAGCTGAATCACAACTTGCACTGTTTCAAATCATTATCCAGACAACGCCTGCAGGCATGAAAACATCTAAAGTGGACAAGCCAATGTCACTTGAAAATGTAACATCTTCAGCAATTGTTGCGGATATTGTGTATAATCCATTATTGACGCCTTTTTTGGCGGAAGCAAAAGATCGAGGAGCACGTTGTTTAAATGGCGTTGGGATGTTTGTACATCAAGGAGCATTCTCATTTCAAAAGTGGACAAATCGCAAACCTGATACGAAACAAACGATAAAGCAAGTCGAGCAAACACTAGGAGGTCCACATGTTAACAGGTAA
- the pssA gene encoding CDP-diacylglycerol--serine O-phosphatidyltransferase — MFLMHRVDHTIKKMKAHAANMITIGNLSFGGASIMTTLNESYSYSVLFIFIAALLDRFDGMVARKLGQESELGKQLDSMSDIISFGVAPAILIYMVDLFEFGTAGMVITIIYIASGAFRLARFNIMDSNGYFTGLPITAAGTILTLSYFGLSLFSPVFYMFLVLILAVLMISTFTLKKV; from the coding sequence TTGTTTTTAATGCATCGAGTGGATCACACAATCAAAAAAATGAAAGCACATGCAGCAAATATGATCACCATCGGGAATTTATCTTTTGGTGGTGCTTCCATAATGACCACATTAAACGAATCATATAGCTATAGTGTTCTGTTTATATTTATCGCAGCATTACTGGATCGTTTCGACGGGATGGTTGCTCGTAAATTAGGTCAAGAATCGGAACTCGGAAAACAACTCGATTCCATGAGCGATATCATCTCATTCGGCGTTGCCCCAGCGATTCTCATATACATGGTTGATTTATTTGAATTTGGAACAGCCGGAATGGTCATCACCATCATTTATATTGCCAGCGGAGCTTTTCGTTTGGCACGTTTCAATATAATGGATTCGAATGGCTACTTTACTGGTCTCCCAATTACTGCTGCCGGTACTATACTGACGCTTTCTTATTTTGGATTGTCCCTGTTTTCACCAGTTTTTTATATGTTCCTCGTGCTCATTTTGGCTGTATTGATGATTAGTACTTTTACTTTGAAAAAAGTGTAA
- a CDS encoding helix-hairpin-helix domain-containing protein — protein MKKHTNKAVLVSAGIILFVVLFKPFSNEQAPPLADTLETIQTPIPNTIPTEELNESEEPDIEINEVVVVDVKGQVLTPGVYTLTHGSRVLDAIQLAGGMLPSADEKALNLAAKLTDEMVIYVPLIGEKDVATTISTTPDSTREKSTIININTADEMTLMTLSGIGPSKAKAILAYREEKGLFQSIEDLKEVSGIGDQTFEQLKDFISVK, from the coding sequence ATGAAAAAACATACGAATAAAGCAGTGCTTGTAAGTGCAGGTATTATTTTATTTGTAGTACTGTTTAAACCTTTTTCAAACGAGCAGGCGCCCCCACTTGCCGATACGCTCGAAACCATTCAAACCCCCATCCCAAATACAATTCCAACTGAAGAACTGAACGAATCGGAAGAACCTGACATCGAAATAAATGAAGTGGTTGTCGTTGATGTAAAAGGACAAGTCCTGACACCTGGCGTTTATACATTAACTCATGGAAGTCGTGTATTGGATGCCATTCAGCTTGCAGGAGGCATGTTGCCATCCGCTGATGAAAAAGCATTGAACTTGGCTGCGAAACTGACCGATGAAATGGTGATTTATGTACCATTGATTGGCGAAAAGGACGTAGCGACAACTATTTCGACAACACCAGATTCAACTAGAGAAAAATCTACTATTATTAATATCAATACTGCCGATGAAATGACCTTAATGACACTTTCAGGTATCGGTCCTTCCAAGGCGAAGGCAATTCTTGCATACCGGGAAGAAAAAGGACTTTTTCAATCGATTGAAGACTTAAAAGAAGTTTCTGGAATCGGAGATCAAACTTTTGAGCAACTGAAAGATTTCATTTCGGTTAAATAA
- the rsfS gene encoding ribosome silencing factor, with translation MTVPTLLEVAYKAADDKRAEDIVVLNMKGVSLLADYFIICHANSDRQVQAIAKEMAEQAGQSGFDVKRLEGYDAARWVLVDMGDVVAHVFHKDERAFYNLERLWGDAPIISVDLEA, from the coding sequence ATGACAGTTCCAACTTTACTAGAGGTTGCTTATAAAGCAGCAGATGACAAACGTGCAGAAGATATCGTCGTATTGAATATGAAAGGTGTATCTTTGCTTGCCGATTACTTTATTATTTGTCACGCAAATTCTGACCGTCAAGTGCAGGCAATTGCAAAAGAAATGGCAGAACAGGCAGGCCAATCCGGTTTTGATGTAAAACGTTTAGAAGGCTATGACGCAGCTCGTTGGGTATTAGTGGACATGGGCGACGTAGTTGCGCATGTATTCCATAAAGATGAACGTGCATTTTATAACTTGGAACGTTTATGGGGAGATGCACCAATCATCTCTGTAGACTTAGAAGCGTAA
- a CDS encoding ComE operon protein 2 — protein MERITWDQFFMAQSHLLALRSTCTRLAVGATIVRDKRIMAGGYNGSISGGDHCIDQGCYVVDHHCVRTIHAEMNALLQCSKYGISTNEADLYVTHFPCLPCTKSIIQSGIRRLYYAKDYKNSEYAIQLLAQSNIEVVHVSFDERKIDFLSDQKITLYLDMLHKLREKGVPAEELASYEAQVNELFGKTIGTNA, from the coding sequence ATGGAGCGAATAACATGGGACCAATTCTTTATGGCACAAAGTCATTTACTGGCGCTTAGAAGCACATGTACAAGATTAGCGGTAGGTGCAACGATTGTACGGGATAAGCGAATCATGGCAGGTGGATATAACGGATCAATTTCCGGTGGCGATCATTGCATCGATCAAGGATGTTACGTTGTGGATCATCATTGTGTCCGTACAATTCATGCAGAAATGAATGCCTTGTTGCAATGTTCAAAATACGGCATATCAACTAATGAAGCGGATTTGTACGTGACTCATTTCCCTTGCCTTCCTTGCACAAAATCAATTATTCAGTCAGGAATCCGACGTTTATATTACGCGAAAGATTATAAAAACAGTGAATATGCCATTCAATTACTTGCCCAGTCAAATATTGAAGTCGTGCATGTATCTTTCGATGAACGGAAAATTGATTTCTTAAGCGATCAGAAAATCACTTTGTATTTGGACATGCTTCATAAGTTAAGAGAGAAGGGTGTTCCTGCAGAAGAACTGGCTTCATATGAAGCGCAGGTGAATGAGTTATTTGGCAAAACCATTGGAACCAACGCCTAA
- a CDS encoding class I SAM-dependent methyltransferase, which yields MTSYKEFAHIYDALMTDIPYDKYVEKVISNVENVKGKSLLDIGCGTGVLSAKFAEQGFLVQAVDLSEEMLAIAADRFQKQGISIPLFHVSMTDLDGFEEIDVAVLSIDSLNYLEEEAQVLQTLHGIHESLAAGGQLFFDVHSVYKMDVLFLDGPFTYEDEDVAYIWHTEPGEYPHSVYHDLTFFMKNKIGSYDRFEESHFQRSYDVKEYLSFLQQAGFSEIKVTADWANESPEENSERIFFHAIK from the coding sequence ATGACTAGCTATAAAGAGTTTGCACACATTTATGATGCATTAATGACGGATATTCCTTACGACAAATATGTCGAAAAGGTTATTTCGAATGTTGAAAATGTGAAAGGTAAATCTTTATTAGATATTGGGTGTGGAACTGGAGTCCTGTCTGCGAAATTTGCAGAACAGGGTTTTCTTGTTCAAGCCGTCGATTTGTCTGAGGAAATGCTGGCAATTGCAGCTGACCGCTTTCAAAAGCAGGGGATATCTATTCCGTTATTTCATGTCTCTATGACTGATTTGGACGGATTCGAAGAAATTGATGTAGCTGTTCTATCGATTGATTCGTTAAATTACCTGGAAGAGGAAGCGCAAGTTCTTCAGACGTTGCATGGCATTCATGAATCGCTCGCAGCAGGTGGACAACTGTTCTTTGATGTTCATTCTGTTTATAAAATGGATGTATTATTTTTAGACGGTCCATTTACATATGAAGATGAGGACGTTGCATATATCTGGCACACGGAACCAGGCGAGTATCCACACTCTGTTTATCATGATTTAACTTTCTTTATGAAAAATAAGATCGGTTCATACGACCGTTTTGAAGAAAGTCATTTTCAACGTTCTTATGATGTAAAAGAATATCTATCATTCTTGCAGCAAGCAGGATTTTCGGAAATTAAGGTAACTGCAGACTGGGCGAATGAGTCACCTGAAGAAAACAGTGAACGAATCTTTTTCCACGCCATTAAATAG
- the yqeK gene encoding bis(5'-nucleosyl)-tetraphosphatase (symmetrical) YqeK, whose protein sequence is MNRDDLINAIRTRMPEKRVVHTLGVMDTAIRLANVYGVSEKDAELAAILHDVVKFADREWMKQTIIDQQMDPTLLNFHHELWHAPVGAIVAQQEFGVSNQDVLNAICYHTTGRANMTDLEKIIYCADMIEPNRQFTGVEDLRQQDELGLNALMKACVQRSIQFLLQKNQPVYPDSIHCYNDLVTRKEND, encoded by the coding sequence ATGAATAGAGATGATTTGATAAATGCTATACGTACGCGGATGCCTGAGAAACGAGTTGTGCATACTTTAGGAGTAATGGATACAGCTATTCGATTAGCGAATGTGTATGGCGTATCTGAAAAAGATGCAGAGCTTGCGGCAATTTTACATGATGTCGTGAAATTTGCGGATAGGGAATGGATGAAACAAACCATTATCGATCAACAGATGGATCCAACCCTCTTGAATTTTCATCATGAATTGTGGCATGCCCCAGTCGGTGCAATTGTCGCTCAGCAGGAATTTGGAGTGTCAAATCAGGATGTATTGAACGCGATTTGCTACCATACTACTGGCCGTGCAAACATGACGGATCTTGAAAAAATAATTTATTGTGCCGATATGATAGAACCGAATCGTCAATTCACTGGAGTTGAAGATTTAAGACAACAGGATGAACTGGGACTGAACGCGTTAATGAAAGCTTGTGTCCAACGTTCGATTCAATTTTTATTGCAAAAAAATCAACCGGTATATCCGGATTCCATTCATTGTTATAATGATTTGGTTACACGAAAGGAAAATGACTGA
- the yhbY gene encoding ribosome assembly RNA-binding protein YhbY has translation MLTGKQKRFLRSQAHHLSPIFQVGKGGVNEHMLKQIQEALEVRELIKISILQNCEDDKQEVAEQLAKGTKAELVQLIGLTVVLYKASKNNKKIELPTRG, from the coding sequence ATGTTAACAGGTAAACAAAAACGTTTTTTACGTAGTCAAGCACATCATTTAAGCCCTATTTTCCAAGTTGGAAAAGGCGGAGTGAATGAACATATGCTGAAACAAATTCAAGAAGCTTTAGAAGTTCGTGAACTGATTAAAATTAGTATTCTGCAAAATTGTGAAGACGATAAGCAAGAAGTAGCTGAGCAATTAGCAAAGGGAACAAAAGCAGAACTTGTTCAGTTAATCGGCTTGACTGTCGTATTATACAAAGCTTCTAAAAACAACAAAAAAATCGAATTGCCGACAAGAGGCTAA
- a CDS encoding YqeG family HAD IIIA-type phosphatase — protein MYKKFLPSEFVKSVFDISPQRLLDKGIRGIITDLDNTLVEWDRPDATPKLVSWLKSMKDAGIQVTIVSNNNEMRVKSFADPLGIPFIYKARKPMGKAFRKALQQMDVKREEVVVIGDQLLTDVVGGNRIHLHTILVLPVAKSDGFFTRFNRLVERRIFKSLKRRGYVTWEEEV, from the coding sequence GTGTATAAAAAATTTTTACCGAGCGAATTTGTGAAAAGTGTATTCGACATTTCGCCACAACGATTGCTTGATAAAGGAATTCGAGGAATCATAACGGATCTGGATAACACGTTAGTTGAATGGGACCGTCCTGATGCGACACCCAAACTTGTGAGCTGGCTAAAGAGTATGAAAGACGCAGGAATTCAAGTGACGATTGTTTCGAATAATAACGAGATGCGAGTGAAATCATTTGCAGATCCACTTGGCATTCCTTTCATTTATAAAGCACGTAAACCGATGGGCAAAGCATTTCGTAAAGCACTTCAACAAATGGATGTTAAACGTGAAGAAGTGGTAGTAATCGGCGATCAGCTCCTGACGGATGTTGTCGGAGGAAATCGCATCCATTTACATACGATTTTAGTATTGCCTGTAGCAAAATCGGACGGATTTTTCACGCGTTTCAATCGATTGGTTGAAAGACGAATTTTCAAGTCGTTAAAAAGAAGAGGCTATGTAACTTGGGAGGAAGAAGTTTGA
- the sigK gene encoding RNA polymerase sporulation sigma factor SigK, whose translation MSGLLSAVLQLWIEIPAVLGYLKGQAFRKPLSQEEEAIYVERCLAGDEEAKHELIERNMRLVAHIVKKFHPKHEQLDDYISIGTIGLMKAVASYTPDKKTRLATYAARCIENEILMHLRSQKKVQKDVSLYEPIGTDKDGHSLQITDLLQTDEDTAQQTLEQKEQMARLYRHLDKLEKREIEIIERRYGLHQFEPMTQKQIAKQLNISRSYVSRIEKRALVKLYQLFKHEKNSLDSLDIERASNNQSLF comes from the coding sequence ATGAGTGGTTTATTGTCTGCCGTCCTGCAATTATGGATTGAAATTCCGGCAGTCCTAGGTTACCTGAAAGGTCAGGCATTTAGAAAGCCCCTATCCCAAGAAGAAGAAGCCATATATGTAGAGCGTTGCTTAGCCGGTGATGAAGAAGCCAAACACGAATTAATTGAACGGAATATGCGACTCGTTGCACATATCGTCAAAAAATTCCATCCAAAGCATGAACAACTCGATGACTATATTTCGATCGGTACAATCGGTTTAATGAAAGCCGTAGCAAGTTATACACCAGATAAAAAGACCCGCCTCGCGACATACGCCGCCCGCTGCATAGAAAATGAAATTCTCATGCATTTACGTTCCCAGAAAAAAGTCCAAAAAGATGTCTCTCTCTACGAACCGATTGGCACGGATAAAGATGGCCATTCACTCCAAATTACAGATCTCCTGCAAACTGACGAAGACACTGCACAACAAACACTGGAACAAAAAGAACAGATGGCAAGACTTTACCGGCACTTGGACAAATTGGAGAAACGCGAAATTGAAATTATTGAGCGTAGATATGGGTTACATCAATTTGAACCAATGACTCAAAAACAAATCGCCAAGCAATTGAATATTTCAAGAAGTTACGTTTCCCGCATCGAAAAGCGAGCACTCGTAAAGTTGTATCAATTGTTTAAACATGAAAAAAACTCTCTCGATTCACTGGATATCGAAAGAGCCTCCAACAATCAATCTCTATTTTAA
- the yqeH gene encoding ribosome biogenesis GTPase YqeH, which produces MTTIPTCIGCGTQIQTVDLKEPGYAPQSSLEKEVIICQRCFRLKNYNELQPVSLTDDDFLRILNSLGNEQGLIVKIVDIFDFNGSWLPGLHRFVGNNPILLVANKVDLLPKSVKKHRVIQWLQQEAKKLGLKPVDVMLVSAHKGTGMVEAMEAIDRLREGKNAYVVGCTNVGKSTFINRIIKQVTGEKEVITTSHFPGTTLDLIEIPLDDNQSLYDTPGIINHHQMAHFLDSSELKWITPKKEIKPKIFQLNSGQTLFLGGLARFDFIQGERSSFTVHISNDLNIHRTKLENADALYAEHLGGMLAPPSAEFKENFPPLVRHEFSVKAGKTDIVFSGLGWITVNQPNVVIAAYAPKGVEIQVRPSLI; this is translated from the coding sequence TTGACAACTATACCAACTTGTATCGGATGCGGTACTCAAATACAAACAGTAGATCTAAAGGAACCTGGATATGCACCACAATCATCACTGGAAAAAGAAGTGATTATTTGCCAGCGTTGTTTCCGTTTGAAAAATTACAATGAATTGCAGCCTGTGTCATTAACGGATGATGATTTCCTTCGTATTTTGAACAGTCTTGGCAATGAACAAGGTCTGATCGTGAAAATCGTCGATATTTTCGATTTCAACGGAAGCTGGTTACCAGGTTTGCACCGTTTTGTAGGAAACAATCCAATCTTACTGGTTGCGAATAAAGTGGATCTATTGCCGAAATCAGTGAAAAAACATCGCGTCATACAGTGGTTGCAGCAGGAAGCGAAGAAATTGGGATTGAAGCCTGTCGATGTCATGTTAGTCAGTGCCCATAAAGGAACTGGAATGGTGGAAGCGATGGAAGCAATAGATCGTCTTCGTGAAGGCAAAAATGCGTATGTAGTTGGTTGTACGAATGTTGGAAAATCAACTTTCATCAACCGTATCATCAAGCAGGTGACAGGTGAAAAAGAAGTGATTACAACTTCACATTTCCCTGGAACAACACTTGATTTAATTGAAATTCCATTGGATGACAATCAATCACTTTATGATACGCCAGGTATTATCAATCATCATCAAATGGCGCATTTCCTTGACTCATCTGAACTAAAATGGATAACACCTAAAAAAGAAATCAAACCGAAAATTTTCCAGTTAAATTCAGGACAAACCTTATTCCTTGGAGGCCTTGCAAGATTTGACTTCATTCAAGGAGAACGTTCGTCGTTTACGGTTCATATATCGAATGATTTAAATATTCACCGTACGAAACTTGAGAATGCTGATGCTTTGTATGCGGAACATTTAGGTGGAATGCTTGCACCGCCTTCTGCCGAATTTAAAGAGAATTTCCCGCCACTTGTACGACACGAGTTTTCTGTTAAAGCAGGTAAGACGGATATCGTGTTCTCCGGATTGGGCTGGATTACTGTTAACCAACCGAACGTGGTCATTGCAGCATATGCTCCTAAAGGAGTAGAAATTCAAGTTCGTCCATCATTGATTTAG
- a CDS encoding phosphatidylserine decarboxylase codes for MKQKVYQTLIELTNGKWSSVAIQKFAKSSWSRKVIPSYIRTYGIQMQEVSQTIESFPTLHDFFIRKIDAQHRPIAEGDMEVGSPVDAKVESIGQISSTGTFLVKEKSYTLTDLLGNVDLASQYVGGTYMVLYLSPADYHRIHSPVNGHVKKQMTLGKKSYPVNQAGLSYGKTPISGNYRQVTHLVCSNQKNCAVISVGAMFVNSIEMTNTSRDWIKGEEIGYFTFGSTVVLLFGKDAFQKDSSLTPGSRVRVGEKIGSML; via the coding sequence GTGAAACAGAAAGTTTACCAAACGCTTATTGAATTGACGAATGGCAAATGGTCTTCCGTGGCAATCCAGAAATTCGCCAAATCTTCTTGGAGTCGAAAAGTGATTCCATCTTATATACGTACATACGGAATACAGATGCAGGAAGTTTCACAAACTATCGAATCATTTCCGACATTGCATGACTTTTTCATCCGAAAAATTGATGCACAGCACCGTCCCATTGCAGAAGGAGATATGGAAGTGGGAAGTCCTGTTGATGCAAAAGTTGAATCCATTGGGCAAATATCATCCACTGGAACATTTTTAGTGAAGGAAAAGTCGTATACCCTAACGGACCTGCTTGGAAATGTTGACCTTGCCTCACAATATGTTGGCGGGACTTATATGGTATTGTATTTAAGCCCTGCTGATTATCATCGAATTCATAGTCCGGTTAATGGACATGTTAAAAAACAAATGACACTTGGGAAAAAATCATACCCTGTGAATCAGGCCGGATTGTCTTATGGAAAAACCCCAATTAGCGGAAACTATCGACAAGTCACGCATTTGGTTTGTTCAAATCAAAAAAACTGTGCAGTTATCAGTGTGGGTGCCATGTTTGTAAACTCAATTGAAATGACCAATACATCACGGGATTGGATAAAAGGCGAGGAAATAGGGTATTTCACGTTTGGTTCCACGGTTGTATTACTATTTGGAAAAGATGCTTTTCAAAAGGATTCGTCATTGACACCCGGCAGTCGGGTGCGAGTGGGTGAGAAAATCGGGAGTATGTTATAA
- a CDS encoding nicotinate-nucleotide adenylyltransferase, with protein MKKVCIFGGTFNPPHIGHLIMANEVFHALDFDELRFMPNAKPPHKEASHLATGEQRLQMLQLATKPFSYFQVEPLEIARGGLSYTFDTMTELTSREPQTHFSFLIGADMISSLDKWYKIDDLVEKVRLIGVRRPGYDERSDYPVTLIDAPLIDLSSTALRNRFKEGKDVSLLIPENVQTYIRQEKLYE; from the coding sequence ATGAAAAAAGTGTGCATTTTTGGTGGAACATTCAATCCTCCACATATTGGACATTTAATCATGGCAAATGAAGTGTTTCATGCACTGGATTTCGATGAACTTCGATTCATGCCGAACGCTAAGCCTCCACATAAAGAAGCATCGCATCTGGCAACTGGTGAACAAAGACTGCAAATGCTGCAGCTTGCCACCAAGCCATTTTCTTATTTTCAAGTGGAGCCTCTTGAGATTGCAAGAGGTGGCTTATCGTATACGTTTGATACGATGACAGAATTGACATCCCGTGAACCTCAAACACATTTCAGTTTTCTGATTGGTGCTGATATGATTTCTTCTTTGGACAAGTGGTATAAAATTGATGACCTGGTCGAAAAGGTCCGATTAATCGGTGTACGGCGTCCAGGTTATGATGAACGCTCTGATTATCCAGTGACGTTAATCGATGCACCGTTGATTGATTTATCCTCCACTGCGCTACGCAACCGGTTCAAAGAAGGAAAAGATGTATCATTGTTAATTCCAGAAAATGTACAAACTTATATTCGTCAGGAGAAATTGTATGAATAG